One window of Aliarcobacter lanthieri genomic DNA carries:
- the fliI gene encoding flagellar protein export ATPase FliI codes for MNIEDILDQIDSSNLNIAFGRLTNISAITLTATGLEVAVGDIVRIESEQRLYSVLGMVTVLNDSSFIIVPFSFIEGFRINDKVFLQRDGLTIKCGNGLLGRVVNALGEPIDNKGKIRDIDANCAINKESMSPLDRGIIDQKFSTGVKAIDSMLTCGKGQKVGIFAGSGVGKSTLMGMIVKGCEATIKVIALIGERGREIPEFIHYNLNDDLENTVIVTATSDESALMRKYGAFTAMAIAEYFRDKGHDVLLMMDSVTRFAMAQREIGLSTGEPPVSRGYPPSVFALLPQLMERAGNSKLGSISAFFTVLVDGDDMNDPIADQSRSILDGHIVLTRDLTEQGFYPPINLLKSASRVIDKVVTKEHYNDFLKLKRVLSLIKENEVLIRVGAYKKGMDPELDNAISRKEKIREFLTQGTLENYSYDDIVTNLKKVLL; via the coding sequence ATGAATATAGAAGATATTTTAGATCAAATTGATTCATCAAATTTGAATATTGCTTTTGGAAGATTGACAAATATTTCTGCAATTACTTTAACAGCTACTGGGCTTGAAGTTGCTGTTGGTGATATAGTAAGAATAGAATCTGAACAAAGACTTTATTCTGTTTTAGGAATGGTGACTGTTTTAAATGATAGTTCATTTATCATTGTTCCTTTTTCATTTATTGAAGGATTTAGAATAAATGATAAAGTTTTTTTACAAAGAGATGGGTTAACTATAAAGTGTGGAAATGGACTTTTAGGAAGAGTTGTAAATGCTTTGGGAGAGCCAATAGATAATAAAGGAAAAATAAGAGATATAGATGCAAATTGTGCTATAAACAAAGAATCTATGTCCCCTCTTGATAGAGGAATAATTGATCAAAAGTTTTCAACAGGAGTTAAAGCAATAGATTCTATGCTCACTTGTGGAAAAGGACAAAAAGTTGGTATATTTGCAGGAAGTGGAGTTGGAAAATCTACTTTAATGGGAATGATTGTAAAAGGTTGCGAAGCTACTATAAAAGTTATTGCTTTAATTGGAGAAAGAGGTAGGGAAATTCCAGAGTTTATCCACTATAACTTAAATGATGATTTAGAAAATACAGTTATTGTTACTGCAACTTCAGATGAGTCTGCTTTGATGAGAAAATATGGAGCTTTTACGGCTATGGCAATAGCTGAATATTTTAGAGATAAAGGTCATGATGTTTTGTTGATGATGGATAGTGTTACAAGATTTGCTATGGCACAAAGGGAAATAGGACTTAGTACTGGAGAACCACCAGTTAGTCGTGGTTATCCACCATCAGTTTTTGCACTTCTACCACAACTTATGGAAAGAGCTGGAAATAGTAAATTAGGTTCTATTAGTGCATTTTTTACAGTTTTAGTTGATGGAGATGATATGAATGATCCTATTGCAGATCAAAGTAGATCTATATTAGATGGACATATAGTATTAACAAGAGATTTAACAGAACAAGGATTTTATCCACCCATAAATTTATTAAAATCAGCTTCAAGGGTAATAGATAAAGTTGTTACAAAAGAGCATTATAATGATTTTTTAAAGTTAAAAAGAGTATTATCACTAATAAAAGAGAATGAAGTTTTAATTAGAGTTGGTGCATACAAGAAAGGTATGGACCCAGAACTTGATAATGCAATATCAAGAAAAGAGAAGATTAGAGAATTCCTTACTCAAGGTACTTTAGAGAATTACTCTTATGATGATATTGTTACAAATTTAAAAAAGGTATTATTATGA
- a CDS encoding flagellar hook protein FlgL, giving the protein MISSIDSITHRIGLLDKTQTKLNYQLTNQENKLQYGSDDSVLYNRIVHVENNMLTNQGLQDQINRVKVLNSTSDSALASTKKILENDILAELIKANTSTTGVEGLEAIAQKIEKMKQNILDLANTNSEGQYVFAGSDASVKPFVMDANGKVTYQGNDSLRKVAVEEGSYREAGVNGLDAFYYTSDSGLKGETLTFKEGDRIIDQNGNEWKLNSPTNDTLTKTNWDGSTENLPVALNVDGDLETTLPNVDGTRFEAKRSIFDMLDDTVRSLRGLDDLGNPVSPTDDVANYEFRRAGIAKAIDEVNKAHDSVVIAHSDLGAKNKNFDVSLERLSSKSTQLEILRKELAAADPTDVAIKLKALEISYAAVYSTVNRTFELSLVNFMK; this is encoded by the coding sequence ATGATTTCAAGTATAGATTCTATAACACATAGAATAGGACTTTTGGATAAAACACAAACAAAATTAAATTATCAATTAACTAATCAAGAAAATAAACTTCAATATGGAAGTGATGACTCTGTTTTATATAATAGAATAGTTCATGTAGAAAATAATATGCTTACTAATCAAGGTCTTCAAGACCAAATAAATAGAGTAAAAGTTTTAAATTCGACATCTGATAGTGCTTTGGCAAGTACAAAAAAAATTCTTGAAAATGATATTTTAGCTGAACTAATTAAAGCAAATACATCAACAACAGGAGTTGAAGGATTAGAAGCTATTGCACAAAAAATTGAGAAAATGAAACAAAATATTCTTGATTTAGCAAATACGAATAGTGAAGGGCAGTATGTTTTTGCAGGAAGTGATGCTTCTGTTAAACCATTTGTTATGGATGCAAATGGAAAAGTTACATATCAAGGAAATGATAGTTTAAGAAAAGTTGCAGTTGAAGAGGGTTCATATAGAGAAGCAGGAGTAAATGGTCTTGATGCTTTTTATTATACTTCTGATTCTGGACTAAAAGGTGAAACTTTAACTTTTAAAGAAGGTGATAGAATAATTGATCAAAATGGAAATGAATGGAAATTGAATTCACCTACAAATGATACTTTAACAAAAACAAATTGGGATGGTTCAACTGAAAATCTTCCTGTAGCACTTAATGTAGATGGTGATTTAGAAACTACTTTACCAAATGTAGATGGTACTAGATTTGAAGCAAAAAGAAGTATATTTGATATGTTAGATGACACAGTTAGAAGTTTAAGAGGATTAGATGATTTAGGTAATCCTGTATCTCCTACAGATGATGTAGCTAATTACGAGTTTAGAAGAGCTGGTATTGCAAAAGCTATTGATGAGGTTAATAAAGCTCATGATTCAGTTGTTATTGCACACTCTGATTTAGGAGCAAAAAATAAAAATTTTGATGTATCTTTAGAGAGATTATCTTCAAAAAGTACTCAACTAGAAATTTTAAGAAAAGAATTAGCAGCAGCAGATCCTACAGATGTAGCAATAAAATTAAAAGCATTAGAAATATCTTATGCAGCAGTTTATTCTACTGTAAATAGAACATTTGAGTTATCTTTAGTTAATTTTATGAAATAA
- a CDS encoding tetratricopeptide repeat protein, whose translation MKILAIFFILLTLLNAKDKEFYYSFIDSNGKQISSKTKESIIATLNELESIRELSADGKVNEAFKKLTELKDKNKISLLNSDILILYSELVLKNQSKKLLLDTSNELENAINSSIINQEDLLKAYLLLIDLKLSVNKVEDARYYSQTVIDIFDDEEAKAKGKIALGKIFKYQKDYSRASKTLYEILKSTKDRNIASIVGNELFDVYLLENKKDNAEELMKQVLDTNPAFFLNDFILANQRVDLLLKLDMTPLAIKILDNFVKTSNKDDILEKSKFKLANIYMKLYDGTDLYLNLAKRLYKDILDNHPKSEYFEASQMYFDEIKMRQRLVSPNTISDKYNQNETMQNMALLQELINSNLDKKFEQVVKIEKVYKDIPKDILKRFGFENIDELLDASYVGLIKDYLEKDDCMKLSSILKDIKYEIFKDLLEDDKLKDGLIKCITEVPSIENYKQLKNIFNNVQDLDIYLILETMALGVEEIEDALYFSSKIEKSEDKDILSKEFLYKYQVLKIKNDSIRFDRFFNNTLQNQQLIKENEEEPVIIDFYYDFYLYLVKENNQEESFKILNALHDKQNEFNVYIYSPFVESELSRIAKQDNRLEDAAKYLIEASKNVRNLKIEDEVKIYYDIFMIYDSLGNKIKRDEYLQKCKSVIIEDNFYKKMCMSLE comes from the coding sequence GTGAAAATTTTAGCTATTTTTTTTATACTATTAACACTATTAAATGCAAAAGATAAAGAATTTTATTATAGCTTTATTGATTCTAATGGGAAACAAATTTCCTCAAAAACTAAAGAAAGTATTATTGCTACTTTAAATGAACTTGAAAGTATTAGAGAACTTTCGGCTGATGGAAAAGTAAATGAAGCTTTTAAAAAATTAACTGAACTAAAGGATAAGAATAAAATATCTTTATTAAACTCTGATATTCTAATATTATATTCTGAATTAGTTTTAAAAAATCAATCAAAAAAATTGTTGTTAGATACTTCAAATGAACTTGAAAATGCTATAAATTCTTCAATAATAAATCAAGAAGATTTATTAAAAGCTTATTTACTTTTAATAGATTTAAAGCTTAGTGTAAATAAAGTAGAAGATGCAAGATATTATTCTCAAACTGTAATAGATATTTTTGATGATGAAGAGGCAAAAGCAAAAGGTAAAATTGCGTTGGGGAAGATATTTAAATATCAAAAAGATTACTCAAGAGCTTCAAAAACTTTATATGAAATTTTAAAGAGTACAAAAGATAGAAATATAGCTTCAATTGTGGGAAATGAACTTTTTGATGTATATCTTCTTGAAAATAAAAAAGATAATGCTGAAGAGCTAATGAAGCAAGTTTTAGATACTAATCCAGCATTTTTCTTAAATGATTTTATTCTAGCAAATCAAAGAGTAGATTTACTTTTAAAACTTGATATGACTCCGTTAGCTATAAAAATTTTAGATAATTTTGTTAAAACTTCTAATAAAGATGATATTTTAGAAAAGTCAAAATTTAAATTGGCAAATATATATATGAAGCTTTATGATGGTACTGATTTATATTTGAATCTAGCAAAAAGACTTTATAAAGATATTTTAGATAATCATCCAAAAAGTGAATATTTTGAAGCTTCACAAATGTATTTTGATGAGATAAAAATGAGACAAAGATTAGTCTCTCCAAATACTATATCAGATAAATATAATCAAAATGAAACCATGCAGAATATGGCACTTTTACAAGAATTAATAAATAGTAATTTAGATAAAAAGTTTGAACAAGTAGTTAAAATAGAAAAAGTTTATAAAGATATACCTAAAGATATTTTAAAAAGATTTGGTTTTGAGAATATAGATGAACTTTTAGATGCTTCTTATGTAGGTTTGATAAAAGATTATTTAGAAAAAGATGATTGTATGAAACTAAGCTCTATTTTAAAAGATATCAAATATGAAATATTTAAAGATTTATTAGAAGATGATAAATTAAAAGATGGATTGATTAAATGCATTACAGAAGTTCCATCTATTGAAAATTATAAACAATTAAAAAATATTTTTAATAATGTTCAAGATTTAGATATTTATTTGATTTTAGAAACTATGGCTTTAGGAGTAGAAGAGATAGAGGATGCTTTATATTTTTCATCAAAAATAGAAAAATCAGAGGATAAAGATATCTTAAGTAAAGAATTTTTGTATAAATACCAAGTTCTAAAGATAAAAAATGATTCTATAAGATTTGATAGATTTTTTAATAATACTTTACAAAATCAACAATTAATCAAGGAAAATGAAGAAGAACCTGTAATTATAGATTTCTACTATGATTTTTATCTATATTTAGTAAAAGAAAACAATCAAGAAGAATCTTTTAAAATATTAAATGCTTTACATGATAAACAAAATGAGTTTAATGTTTATATTTACTCTCCATTCGTTGAAAGTGAACTTTCGAGAATTGCAAAGCAAGATAATAGATTAGAAGATGCTGCAAAATACTTGATTGAAGCTTCTAAAAATGTAAGAAATTTAAAAATAGAAGATGAGGTAAAAATATATTATGATATTTTTATGATATATGATTCTTTAGGAAATAAGATTAAAAGAGATGAATATTTACAAAAATGTAAATCTGTTATTATAGAAGATAATTTTTATAAGAAAATGTGTATGAGTCTTGAATAA